From the genome of Malus domestica chromosome 04, GDT2T_hap1, one region includes:
- the LOC103434269 gene encoding CRIB domain-containing protein RIC4 — translation MRERMERFILLPYAIGCVSESSVAVAGVKQQPPRRSKPDTKPSPIRTKEAEEEEDEEDSLTGESMKNSFRSLALPKPNISTGIHRLVKGFKNFSQQFVYKDDMEEVLEMDMEIGCPTDVKHVTHIGWDASTSASAASATTDPFGGWDNLVSPDLLSVSPVSWRQFELSVPSQSEAAIPPLVHGSSKFVEKSGGGMM, via the exons atgagagaaagaatGGAAAGATTCATTCTTCTTCCTTACGCAATTGGTTGCGTTTCTGAATCGAGCGTTGCTGTTGCCGGCGTGAAGCAGCAGCCGCCCAGAAGATCAAAACCGGACACAAAGCCGTCTCCaataa GAACTAAAGAAgctgaggaggaagaagatgaagaagatagCTTAACGGGCGAAAGCATGAAGAACTCGTTTAGATCCCTGGCTCTTCCGAAACCAAACATATCAACCGGTATTCATAGGCTCGTCAAGGGTTTCAAGAACTTCTCTCAGCAATTTG TTTACAAGGATGATATGGAAGAAGTGCTGGAAATGGATATGGAAATAGGGTGTCCAACGGATGTGAAACATGTGACACACATAGGTTGGGACGCTTCCACTTCAGCTTCCGCTGCCTCTGCAACAACTGACCCCTTTGGGGGCTGGGATAATCTCGTATCGCCTGATCTGCTCTCTGTTTCCCCTGTTTCTTGGAGGCAATTTGAGCTCTCTGTGCCCTCACAATCTGAAGCTGCAATACCACCTCTTGTCCATGGTTCTTCTAAATTTGTTGAAAAGAGTGGTGGAGGGATGATGTGA
- the LOC103408692 gene encoding photosystem I reaction center subunit XI, chloroplastic-like gives MASASPMASQLKSNFTSPITTRPALFSPKGLSASPLRLFPSKRLSSFSIKAVQSDKQNFQVIQPINGDPFIGSLETPVTSSPLIAWYLSNLPAYRTAVSPLLRGIEVGLAHGFLLVGPFVKTGPLRNTPYAGGAGSLAAAGLVVILTLCLTIYGISSFKEGEPSSAPALTLTGRKKEPDQLQTAEGWSKFTGGFFFGGISGVTWAYFLLYVVNLPYFFK, from the exons ATGGCCTCAGCTTCTCCAATGGCCAGCCAGCTTAAATCCAACTTCACCTCTCCGATCACCACCAGACCTGCCTTGTTTTCTCCCAAAGGCCTCTCTGCCTCCCCACTCAGGCTCTTCCCTTCCAAGAGACTCTCTTCCTTCTCCATCAAGGCTGTCCAATCTGACAAG CAAAATTTCCAAGTGATTCAACCCATCAACGGTGATCCTTTCATTGGAAGCTTGGAGACTCCAGTGACATCAAGCCCTTTGATTGCCTGGTACTTGTCCAACCTCCCAGCCTACAGGACAGCAGTCAGCCCACTTCTCAGGGGTATTGAGGTGGGCCTGGCCCACGGTTTCCTTCTGGTAGGCCCGTTTGTCAAGACTGGCCCATTGAGGAACACCCCCTATGCTGGGGGAGCTGGCTCCTTGGCTGCTGCTGGTCTTGTGGTCATCCTAACCCTGTGCTTGACAATCTATGGAATTTCCTCCTTCAAGGAAGGAGAGCCGTCCTCCGCGCCCGCTTTGACATTGACTGGCAGGAAGAAGGAGCCCGACCAGCTTCAAACCGCGGAGGGATGGTCTAAATTCACCGGCGGCTTCTTCTTCGGAGGCATTTCGGGTGTCACTTGGGCCTACTTCCTCCTCTATGTTGTTAACCTTCCTTACTTCTTCAAGTAG